Proteins encoded together in one Syntrophorhabdaceae bacterium window:
- a CDS encoding ankyrin repeat domain-containing protein: MAEVRKKSKSTLQKDLHNAISLSSFKNLWKAIQAGADVNSGDCFDKSRYYPLYRACTHSKDVKIIRLLLEHGADVNAQDHEGSTALMNASSVGHVDIVKLLIDHGADVNVRDVAGETALHASCNDGHLAIVRLLLESGADVNAADKDGWTPLHEACNYGWFETVRLLLDSGADVNVRSSGGIAPTHLACKHGDPAVISLLLDRGADVGLVADNSRTALDYILELEEGDPYRGTTLELFREYAPELYFSKFCTAQMSPGGM, encoded by the coding sequence ATGGCGGAAGTCAGAAAGAAATCCAAAAGCACCCTGCAGAAGGACCTGCACAATGCGATAAGCCTGTCTTCTTTCAAAAATCTCTGGAAAGCCATACAGGCGGGGGCGGACGTGAATTCCGGAGACTGTTTTGACAAAAGCAGATACTATCCACTGTATAGGGCCTGCACGCATAGCAAAGATGTGAAGATCATCCGGCTATTACTGGAACATGGCGCAGACGTGAATGCACAGGACCACGAAGGCAGCACAGCCTTGATGAACGCGTCCTCTGTCGGGCACGTAGACATCGTGAAACTCCTCATCGATCACGGCGCCGACGTGAACGTGCGCGACGTGGCGGGTGAAACTGCATTGCACGCCTCATGCAACGATGGACACCTCGCGATCGTCCGGCTATTGCTCGAGAGCGGCGCGGATGTCAACGCGGCGGATAAGGACGGCTGGACGCCGTTACATGAGGCGTGCAATTACGGTTGGTTTGAAACGGTCCGTCTCCTACTGGACAGCGGCGCCGACGTGAACGTGCGGTCATCCGGGGGGATCGCACCTACACACCTGGCGTGCAAACACGGAGACCCCGCCGTGATCAGCCTCCTCCTTGACCGTGGCGCTGATGTCGGTCTTGTAGCCGATAACAGCCGGACGGCACTCGATTATATCCTGGAACTGGAAGAAGGCGACCCTTACAGGGGGACAACGCTCGAGCTCTTCCGTGAGTATGCCCCCGAGCTGTATTTTTCGAAGTTCTGCACAGCACAGATGTCACCCGGGGGGATGTGA
- a CDS encoding ankyrin repeat domain-containing protein, producing the protein MPMRKEDFTTVNANKPLYGSIRSLKRALEAGADVNARNESGWTMLHHAAAAGDVKMIKFLLESGAGVNARNHLGQTALHVIFDSFVKTRKHTDAVERACLEIACLLIDHGADVNAIDHKYHEPIGYLISNASGKVCRAILQDARVKKDIRMNIRKTLNAFLWTNMKLGVISEIQRVFAAGADPDTRNHLGQTPLHWAAMKGRVDIARILLDAHAETNAQFPANGFTPLHYACMKGFREVAALCIDHGADPDARDNNSETPFHHACRWNFPNLARLLIENGAKLTARTSNGHTGLDLLLASEQKNSTDEIVALYREYCPELVFSAFCTMDVKP; encoded by the coding sequence ATGCCGATGAGAAAAGAAGACTTCACCACTGTTAACGCCAACAAACCATTATACGGGAGTATCCGGTCCCTCAAACGAGCACTCGAGGCGGGGGCGGATGTGAATGCGAGGAACGAATCTGGCTGGACCATGCTCCATCACGCAGCTGCCGCAGGCGATGTAAAGATGATAAAGTTCCTTCTTGAGTCCGGCGCCGGCGTGAACGCGCGCAACCACCTTGGCCAGACGGCGCTGCACGTCATCTTCGATTCCTTCGTGAAGACCCGGAAACACACCGACGCTGTTGAACGCGCCTGTCTTGAGATCGCATGTCTTCTTATCGATCACGGCGCGGACGTGAACGCAATAGACCATAAATATCACGAACCGATAGGGTATCTTATCTCAAACGCCTCCGGGAAAGTGTGCCGTGCAATTCTGCAGGACGCCAGGGTCAAAAAAGACATCCGCATGAATATCCGCAAAACACTCAACGCGTTCCTCTGGACCAATATGAAATTAGGGGTGATAAGCGAGATCCAGCGCGTTTTCGCCGCGGGGGCGGATCCCGACACACGCAACCACCTTGGTCAGACGCCCCTGCACTGGGCGGCGATGAAAGGCCGTGTCGACATCGCCCGCATCCTCCTCGACGCTCATGCAGAGACCAACGCACAGTTTCCGGCCAATGGCTTCACCCCCCTCCACTACGCGTGCATGAAAGGGTTCCGCGAGGTCGCGGCACTTTGCATTGACCACGGCGCCGATCCGGACGCGCGGGACAATAACAGCGAAACTCCCTTTCACCACGCCTGCCGTTGGAACTTCCCCAATCTCGCCCGGCTCCTGATCGAGAACGGGGCAAAGCTGACGGCCAGGACAAGCAACGGTCATACGGGCCTGGACCTCCTCTTGGCGAGCGAACAAAAGAATTCCACAGACGAGATCGTGGCGCTTTACAGGGAATACTGCCCTGAGCTGGTGTTTTCGGCTTTCTGTACGATGGATGTGAAACCCTAA
- a CDS encoding MarR family winged helix-turn-helix transcriptional regulator: MKKSTGTKTGLETMAKFEKMIGAVRELVSPDFAISQLHLFLAVCQEDGITQTELAKRLGMPQATVSRNIIALGTSYNKKTGQLGGYGLVDSRPDLYERRRFACFLTETGEKFRKVLANAMMEA, from the coding sequence TTGAAGAAATCCACAGGAACCAAGACTGGGTTGGAGACAATGGCCAAATTCGAAAAGATGATCGGGGCAGTCCGGGAGCTCGTAAGCCCGGATTTCGCGATCTCCCAGCTGCATCTCTTCCTGGCAGTCTGTCAGGAAGACGGAATAACCCAGACAGAACTGGCAAAAAGACTCGGCATGCCCCAGGCTACCGTCAGCAGGAACATTATAGCATTGGGCACATCATACAACAAAAAGACCGGCCAGTTAGGTGGCTACGGCCTCGTTGATTCCCGGCCCGATCTGTATGAGCGGAGGCGGTTTGCCTGCTTTCTCACGGAGACTGGGGAAAAGTTCAGGAAGGTTCTGGCCAATGCGATGATGGAGGCCTAA
- a CDS encoding ankyrin repeat domain-containing protein: protein MAKTKRLSPRQKLFRAIADDDLKTVKAIFARNRNPRKLIEGYNADGETPLHAACWNDRFEIAAFLLSAGAEVGAWDKHGNTPLHDACRNPNPKAAAFLLKHGAGIYERDDAMCCTTPIGLALAGDENLPEGQEEMKELLRVFIEHAPNDILNAILELSECSARSLRLEWFQELAPELYFSKFCTSDISPGGSL from the coding sequence ATGGCCAAAACTAAGAGACTTTCCCCCAGGCAGAAGCTCTTTCGGGCTATCGCCGATGACGACTTGAAGACCGTAAAAGCCATTTTTGCCAGAAATAGGAACCCCCGCAAATTGATCGAAGGGTATAATGCCGACGGCGAAACACCACTCCATGCGGCATGTTGGAACGATAGATTCGAAATAGCAGCGTTCCTCCTCTCCGCCGGTGCGGAGGTCGGCGCGTGGGACAAGCACGGCAACACACCGCTCCACGATGCCTGCAGGAACCCGAACCCGAAGGCCGCCGCGTTTCTTCTTAAACATGGTGCCGGGATCTACGAGCGGGACGATGCTATGTGCTGTACTACACCTATTGGCCTTGCCCTCGCCGGAGACGAGAATCTCCCTGAAGGACAAGAGGAGATGAAGGAATTACTTCGGGTATTCATCGAACATGCGCCCAATGATATCCTGAATGCAATACTTGAGCTGTCTGAATGTTCCGCCCGATCACTGCGTCTCGAATGGTTCCAGGAGCTCGCGCCGGAGCTTTATTTCTCTAAATTCTGCACCAGCGATATATCCCCGGGAGGTAGCCTGTAA
- a CDS encoding nucleotidyl transferase AbiEii/AbiGii toxin family protein has protein sequence MNSLIFMIRETLQMKILSEIFWHTRRRDMILKGGMAMRITANSLRYTKDIDLDANPLKEPEYAKETIRAAIRKATVTCSNYIRNARVTEPKQIDTTLRWKINGTIADTGEPFNLTVEVSRRGLLNEDHVITTTFVPPSEYNLSPVTLETYDAQALIVAKMNAMLNDNRDAPRDLYDLHILFSMNVEPGAALMTDFIKRHSMPAEELAYRIWNKLDMMTWERFREEVIPYLEKAEASRITEEYFHKIVMMTGEKIETIITRFDPGENNDDHNQPGQTL, from the coding sequence ATGAATTCCCTGATATTTATGATACGCGAAACGCTTCAGATGAAGATCCTTTCGGAAATATTCTGGCATACCAGGCGAAGAGATATGATCCTGAAGGGGGGAATGGCCATGCGCATTACCGCGAATAGCCTGCGATATACCAAGGATATAGATCTCGATGCAAATCCTCTTAAAGAACCTGAGTACGCAAAGGAGACAATACGCGCGGCTATTCGCAAGGCGACGGTCACCTGCTCTAATTATATTCGGAATGCCAGAGTTACCGAACCTAAGCAGATTGATACAACCCTCAGATGGAAGATAAATGGAACCATTGCTGATACCGGAGAGCCGTTTAACCTGACTGTCGAGGTTTCCCGCAGAGGACTATTGAATGAAGACCATGTTATTACAACAACCTTTGTACCTCCATCAGAGTATAACCTGTCCCCTGTCACCCTTGAGACTTACGATGCCCAGGCATTGATAGTAGCGAAAATGAATGCGATGTTGAATGATAATAGAGACGCACCAAGAGACCTTTATGATCTCCATATTCTATTTTCTATGAATGTTGAACCCGGCGCGGCATTGATGACTGATTTTATTAAAAGACATAGTATGCCCGCTGAAGAACTTGCTTACCGGATTTGGAATAAACTGGATATGATGACCTGGGAGAGATTTCGCGAGGAGGTCATACCCTATCTCGAAAAAGCCGAAGCTTCCAGAATAACCGAAGAATACTTTCATAAGATCGTTATGATGACCGGGGAGAAGATTGAGACAATTATTACCAGGTTTGATCCCGGAGAAAATAATGATGATCATAATCAACCAGGACAGACATTATGA